TTGGCGCCGGCCGATCGGACCGGCATGGTCGTCCTTCGCGGTCCAGGGAGATCTTGTCTACACGCAGGAACAACGCGGTAAAGACGAGGTGGTCGCCTGCTACAACTTGACCACCGGCAAGCCAGTTTGGAGACACAGCGACCCAGTCCGGTTCTGGGAGTCGAATGCCGGCGCCGGTCCGCGCGGGACGCCAACCCTCAGCAATGGGCGGGTCTACACATTGGGTGCCACTGGAGTCCTGAACGCGCTCGACGCCACTAACGGCGCCGTCGCGTGGTCGCGCAACGCTGCGTCCGACACCAAGACGAAGCTTCCCGGTTGGGGTTTTGCGAGTTCACCGTTGGTAGTCGGCGTCGTCGTCGTCGTCGCCACCGCCGGCAAGCTCGCCGCTTACGACCTCGCCACCGGCAATCCGCGTTGGTTCGGCCCGGAAGGCGGCTCCGGCTACAGCTCGCCACATCTATTGACCATCCACGGAGTTCCCCAGATCCTGCTGCTGAGCGGAACGGGTGCGACCAGCGTCTCGCCAACCGATGGCAAGCGACTCTGGGAGCACCCATTGCCGCCCGGCCCCCGCATCGTGCAGCCGGCCCTGACCGCGGACGGCGACATCCTTACCCACGACGGCGAGAGCAGCTACATGCGCCGCATTGCAGTTGCGCAGGGACCAGGTGGATGGACCGTCGCAGAGCGCTGGTCATCGGTCGGGCTGAATCCCTACTTCAGCGACTTCGTCGTTCACGAGGGCCATGCCTTCGGCTTCGCCGGCAGCAGCATCGCGTGCATCGACCTCAAAGACGGCGAGCTTAAGTGGAAGGGCGGACGCTACGGCCATGGCCAGCTCGTCCTGTTGTCTGACCAGGACTTGATGCTGGTGTTGTCGGAGGAGGGTGAGCTGGCGCTGATCGGTGCGACCCCCGGCCAGTTCACGGAGCTCGCGCGGTTCCCAGCGATCGAGGGCAAGACCTGGAACCACCCGGTGCTGGTCGGCGACGTCCTGCTGGTTCGCAACGGCCAGGAGATGGTCGCGTTCCGGCTGTCCCTCGCGGGCCGCTGACGGGGGTTCCTTCGCGGCCATCGCGGGTGCCGCCCAAACGTCGTTGGACCGGAGCGGCGAATAGCGTGTGTCTCAACTAGCGTGGTAGTTTTCAACTGCTTTCTGACCGCGCCGCCCGGTCAACTCTGCGTTCGGCGTCAGCTTGATCATTCTTGAAGTGTTGTGATGCACTCTGCACTTTACCAGCGAGTCGATATGCTGCTTGCCGCGTGGAGAACCAACAACCGGGTCAGCGTCTTCCTGGTCGAGCACCTACCCCACGAGTTATGGGGAGCCACAGTGCCGGGGGCTCCACGTCGAACCGTTCGGATGATCGCCGGCCACATCCACAATGCGCGGTGTATGTGGATCAAGACGCTGGGAAAGGACCACGGCATCGCGGTGCCGCGAGCCGTCAATCGACACAAGGTTGGGCCGAAGGAGCTGATTCCAGCACTAGGCCACAGTAGCCGCGGCATTATCAGTTTGCTGACGCTCGGTTGTGACCGAGGGGGCGCGATCCCAGCCTCCTCGTCGTATACTTGGCGCAACCTTCCCCTCGATGTCGGGCATGTCCTAACCTATTT
The sequence above is a segment of the Gemmatimonadaceae bacterium genome. Coding sequences within it:
- a CDS encoding PQQ-binding-like beta-propeller repeat protein, which produces YGLLGGALGILGIVVWWLFFSRARWFERLGAIVLMVVALFATFRIVHVSIANGAMGYLFPVLAVPVLCLALVAWAVATRRLSDRFRRASLLVTILLACAVFTLIRTGGFTANFDNDFAWRWSKTPEERLLAQAQDEPAALSAAPAAAKTGADWPGFRGPGRDGIVRGVRIETDWSKSPPVELWRRPIGPAWSSFAVQGDLVYTQEQRGKDEVVACYNLTTGKPVWRHSDPVRFWESNAGAGPRGTPTLSNGRVYTLGATGVLNALDATNGAVAWSRNAASDTKTKLPGWGFASSPLVVGVVVVVATAGKLAAYDLATGNPRWFGPEGGSGYSSPHLLTIHGVPQILLLSGTGATSVSPTDGKRLWEHPLPPGPRIVQPALTADGDILTHDGESSYMRRIAVAQGPGGWTVAERWSSVGLNPYFSDFVVHEGHAFGFAGSSIACIDLKDGELKWKGGRYGHGQLVLLSDQDLMLVLSEEGELALIGATPGQFTELARFPAIEGKTWNHPVLVGDVLLVRNGQEMVAFRLSLAGR
- a CDS encoding DinB family protein produces the protein MIAGHIHNARCMWIKTLGKDHGIAVPRAVNRHKVGPKELIPALGHSSRGIISLLTLGCDRGGAIPASSSYTWRNLPLDVGHVLTYFVAHEGHHRGQIVMLARQLGYRLPAEITGGLWQWSKRAKEARS